A single region of the Montipora capricornis isolate CH-2021 chromosome 13, ASM3666992v2, whole genome shotgun sequence genome encodes:
- the LOC138029515 gene encoding uncharacterized protein, translating to MADEGRPSLVVDQRPETQVLHWQDLFSAALDLLQECEREWNTAEVGVRENIQIRLEYLIVAVQQVLPFVSINSAVLNEILANIRLLHGQWIRHDSNCTNLAVVSLNSPEVFRSGSVGRPRYLISEEVLLHLRSSGFTWTKIAQMLLVSRWTLRRRIVEYGLEEMTGFSMISDAQLDNLVERFMSDHGTLVGYSLVSGHLRSLGLRVQRDRIRESIARVDPGNSRIRWAVVISRRAYSVAGPNSLWHIDGHHSLVTWGFVIHGGIDGFSRLIVFLKCSTNNRSDTVLDLFLTATQRFEWPSRVRSDHGGENVRVWEAMEERRGPNRGSYLLGTSTQNQRIERLWRDVFRVVTHIFYYTFQSMEEAGILERSNTLHLFALHFTFLPRINRALESFVEAWNLHPVRTEHNWTPEQIWLNGMIDLRNRQLPAVADVVEGMESTDDLEWFGFDPQAPHPGDDGLSTVVVDDVHMEFPEDIEGQLLRVINPLAESSSFGIDLYIQVLELLTSHIV from the coding sequence atggCGGACGAAGGAAGGCCCAGTTTAGTGGTAGACCAAAGACCCGAAACACAAGTGTTACACTGGCAAGATCTTTTTTCTGCAGCTCTCGATCTCTTACAAGAGTGCGAACGGGAATGGAACACTGCGGAAGTAGGAGTGAGAGAGAACATCCAAATAAGGCTCGAGTATCTCATAGTAGCTGTACAGCAAGTTTTGCCTTTCGTCAGTATCAATAGCGCTGTACTGAATGAAATACTGGCAAATATACGTCTTTTGCATGGGCAATGGATACGACACGACTCAAACTGCACAAACCTTGCAGTTGTTTCTTTGAACAGCCCTGAGGTCTTCCGATCTGGAAGCGTCGGGCGACCTAGGTATTTGATATCGGAGGAAGTTCTTCTGCACCTAAGATCGTCGGGTTTCACGTGGACTAAAATAGCTCAAATGCTTCTTGTTTCACGGTGGACATTGAGACGTCGTATTGTGGAATATGGATTAGAGGAGATGACAGGCTTCTCCATGATTTCGGATGCGCAACTAGACAATCTGGTAGAACGTTTCATGAGTGATCATGGGACTTTGGTTGGGTATTCGTTGGTGTCCGGACATCTTCGGTCATTAGGTCTCAGAGTTCAACGGGATCGAATCAGGGAGAGTATTGCCCGCGTTGACCCTGGAAACTCTAGAATCCGCTGGGCGGTCGTTATTTCTAGGAGAGCATATTCTGTGGCTGGTCCAAATAGCTTATGGCACATTGACGGACACCATAGCCTGGTGACATGGGGTTTTGTCATACATGGTGGAATCGATGGTTTTTCTCGcttaattgttttcttgaaatgttCCACTAATAACAGAAGTGACACTGTTCTAGATTTGTTCCTCACAGCGACACAAAGGTTTGAGTGGCCATCAAGGGTGCGAAGTGATCATGGGGGTGAAAACGTGAGGGTGTGGGAGGCAATGGAAGAACGAAGAGGGCCAAATCGAGGTAGCTATCTCCTGGGAACATCAACTCAAAATCAGCGAATCGAAAGACTGTGGAGAGATGTCTTTCGTGTTGTTACACATATATTCTATTATACATTTCAATCCATGGAAGAGGCTGGTATATTGGAGAGAAGTAACACGCTTCATTTGTTTGCTCTTCACTTTACTTTCCTCCCTAGAATCAACAGGGCTCTAGAAAGTTTTGTAGAAGCTTGGAATCTTCACCCAGTTCGAACTGAACACAACTGGACACCTGAGCAAATCTGGTTGAATGGAATGATTGATTTAAGAAATCGACAACTGCCAGCAGTAGCAGACGTGGTGGAAGGTATGGAAAGTACTGATGACTTGGAATGGTTTGGATTTGACCCACAAGCACCTCACCCTGGTGACGATGGGCTGTCAACGGTAGTTGTTGATGATGTTCACATGGAATTTCCAGAGGATATAGAAGGACAGTTGTTACGTGTTATTAATCCTCTGGCAGAGTCGAGCAGCTTTGGAATTGATTTGTATATACAAGTTCTAGAACTTCTGACATCACATATTGTCTAG